From one Alicyclobacillus acidocaldarius subsp. acidocaldarius Tc-4-1 genomic stretch:
- a CDS encoding beta-ketoacyl-ACP synthase III, which produces MYKAVIRGVGSYLPETRLTNVEIEQMVETSDEWIQTRTGIAERRIASPEEATSDLAYHAAVAALADAGLQPEEIDLLIVATETPDYLLPPVACQVQARLGCRNIGAFDLHATCAGFLSALQVAEQFVKSGVHQHVLIVGADTLSRFTDYTDRSTCILFADGAGAFVVSRGEPDEPGGVLATAIHADGTYFEHLYIPGGGSRTPYGEGAKAKIVMDGRKIFKLAVNVMAATAEELLQKTGRQKDEIDWLIPHQANQRIIDAVAESLDFPEEKVVSTIQNVGNNSSATIPIAVDTAIRDGRIQRGDLLMLVAFGGGLVWGGAMVEY; this is translated from the coding sequence TTGTATAAAGCCGTCATTCGCGGCGTGGGCTCCTACCTGCCGGAGACGCGCCTGACCAATGTCGAAATTGAACAGATGGTGGAGACCTCTGACGAGTGGATTCAGACCCGCACAGGCATTGCCGAGCGGCGAATTGCCAGCCCTGAAGAAGCCACTTCCGATCTCGCCTATCACGCAGCCGTGGCCGCCCTGGCGGACGCCGGGCTGCAACCGGAGGAAATCGATCTCCTGATTGTCGCCACGGAGACCCCGGACTACCTGCTGCCGCCCGTCGCCTGTCAGGTGCAGGCGAGGCTCGGCTGCCGCAACATCGGCGCGTTTGATCTCCATGCCACGTGCGCCGGCTTTCTGTCTGCGCTTCAGGTGGCGGAACAGTTCGTGAAATCGGGCGTGCACCAGCATGTGCTCATCGTCGGCGCCGATACGCTGTCGCGCTTCACGGACTACACGGACCGCAGCACGTGCATCCTGTTTGCGGATGGAGCGGGCGCGTTCGTCGTGTCGCGTGGCGAGCCAGACGAACCCGGCGGCGTGCTCGCGACCGCGATTCACGCGGATGGCACCTACTTCGAACATCTATACATCCCCGGAGGAGGCAGCCGGACGCCGTACGGCGAGGGTGCAAAGGCCAAAATTGTGATGGACGGACGGAAGATCTTCAAGCTCGCCGTGAACGTGATGGCAGCCACCGCCGAAGAACTGCTGCAGAAGACCGGGCGGCAGAAGGACGAGATCGACTGGCTCATCCCGCACCAGGCCAACCAGCGGATCATCGACGCGGTAGCGGAGAGCCTCGATTTCCCGGAGGAGAAGGTCGTGAGTACCATTCAGAACGTCGGCAACAACTCGTCGGCGACGATTCCCATCGCGGTGGACACCGCCATCCGCGACGGGCGCATTCAGCGCGGCGATCTGCTCATGCTGGTGGCGTTCGGCGGCGGCTTAGTGTGGGGCGGCGCGATGGTGGAGTATTGA
- a CDS encoding IS1380 family transposase: protein MNHLRFIIEESDEVIVTHSGMTLVGVLLDKTRIGERLNQTRLPGMGKPDISNRDVAYSYIGLLCQGKTDFDHIEAFRDDEFFMIALQVDNVPSSPTLRQRLDMVAGKSGWESILREESARLLRALDVTLHPIELGVPAERRTYIPLDIDVSPFDNSGTKKEGVSRTYKGHDGYAPIFAYLGQEGYVVNVQLREGSTHVQKGTSTFLRESIQYARQVTDLPLLVRLDAGNDSAENIAVCRSQDSRAEFIIKRNLRKESPEAWLVIAQRHGTCHEPRPGKKVYHGSLMCPVKGVSEPVRMVFEVIERTTTADGQILLVPDIEVSAYWTSLPDDPAVIIHLYHDHAVMEQFHSEIKTDLDAERLPSGKFATNNLVLHFVCVAYNLLRVIGQESLKRNDAPLRKKAERRRIRTVIQNLMTLAAKMVRHARQTKLKLGYGNRWLPAFRRLYLAFA from the coding sequence GTGAACCACTTGCGTTTCATCATTGAAGAATCCGATGAAGTCATCGTCACGCATTCGGGAATGACCCTTGTCGGCGTGTTGCTTGATAAAACCAGAATCGGCGAGCGGTTGAATCAGACCCGCCTGCCTGGTATGGGCAAACCGGATATTTCAAACCGGGACGTGGCATACTCATACATCGGGCTGCTTTGCCAAGGCAAGACCGACTTCGACCACATCGAAGCGTTTCGAGATGACGAGTTTTTCATGATCGCACTGCAAGTAGACAACGTGCCTTCGAGCCCGACGCTGCGCCAGCGTTTGGACATGGTTGCCGGAAAATCCGGCTGGGAGTCCATTCTCCGGGAAGAGTCCGCAAGGCTCCTGAGAGCCCTCGATGTAACTCTGCATCCGATTGAACTGGGCGTGCCTGCAGAGCGTCGAACTTACATCCCGCTGGATATCGACGTCAGTCCCTTTGATAATTCCGGCACGAAGAAGGAAGGCGTGTCCCGTACATACAAGGGGCACGACGGATATGCTCCCATCTTTGCTTACCTTGGCCAAGAGGGCTACGTGGTCAATGTCCAGTTGCGTGAAGGCAGTACCCACGTACAAAAGGGCACGTCGACTTTCCTGCGGGAGAGTATTCAGTATGCAAGGCAGGTGACGGACCTCCCGCTTCTGGTTCGTCTGGATGCCGGCAATGACAGTGCAGAAAACATCGCCGTGTGTCGCTCCCAGGACAGCAGGGCCGAGTTCATCATCAAGCGCAACTTGCGAAAGGAGAGCCCCGAGGCCTGGCTTGTGATTGCCCAGCGACACGGGACATGTCATGAACCTCGTCCCGGCAAGAAGGTATATCACGGTTCGCTGATGTGTCCCGTCAAGGGTGTATCCGAACCGGTTCGCATGGTGTTCGAAGTTATCGAACGGACCACGACGGCCGACGGCCAAATCTTATTGGTACCGGACATTGAGGTCAGCGCCTACTGGACCTCACTGCCGGATGACCCGGCTGTGATCATTCACCTGTATCACGACCACGCCGTGATGGAACAGTTCCACAGCGAAATCAAGACGGATCTGGACGCCGAGCGGCTGCCCTCGGGTAAATTCGCCACGAACAACTTGGTATTGCACTTTGTATGCGTGGCGTACAATCTGCTGCGAGTGATCGGCCAGGAGAGTCTGAAGCGAAATGATGCGCCGCTACGAAAAAAGGCAGAACGTCGCCGGATCCGGACTGTGATTCAGAACCTGATGACACTGGCTGCGAAGATGGTGCGACACGCCAGACAGACCAAGCTGAAATTGGGGTACGGGAATCGATGGCTCCCGGCATTTCGGCGATTGTACTTGGCCTTTGCGTAA
- the tnpC gene encoding IS66 family transposase, giving the protein MMNTTTDTLNQLETLQARCEAQEKEIAELKKQVKLLLEQLRLARHRQFGKSSERTTDDQLRLDLVFNEAEAEAQPEEEEPTFEMVTYQRRKKQPGQRDAMLADLPVERVEYRLSEEERICPCCGDVMSEAGVEIRRELIHIPAQTKVREHVQQQYACRTCDQQGTETPMVKAQMPKPPIPGSLASASMLAYVIDKKYVDGLPLFRLEQQFARQGLQLTRQTLANWVVLGTTRWLELMYNRLHEELLKRRYLHADETTLQVLHEPGRSAETTSYMWLYRSGQDGPAIVLFDYQETRSKEHPRRFLEGFGGYLHVDGYSGYHDIPGVKLVGCWAHARRKFHEAHTALPAEERKKPTAARIGLEYCNRLFKIERALKDMDPEQRHAQRQKLSRPVLDELWHGSGRRANRYCPRVPWGQAVSYCLNQWPKLTVFLEDGHLELDNNRSERSIKRFVIGRKNFLFANTPRGARASAIAYSLVETAKENGLDPYLYLEYLFERLPNIQTDDQTAMNDLLPWSDHLPDGIRRRTKKA; this is encoded by the coding sequence ATGATGAACACGACGACGGACACCCTCAACCAACTGGAAACCCTGCAGGCACGCTGCGAAGCGCAAGAGAAGGAAATCGCGGAGCTAAAGAAGCAGGTGAAACTCCTGCTGGAACAGCTTCGTCTGGCCCGCCATCGACAATTCGGGAAGTCCAGCGAACGCACGACGGACGACCAATTGCGCTTGGACCTGGTGTTCAACGAGGCTGAGGCGGAGGCACAGCCTGAGGAAGAAGAACCTACCTTCGAGATGGTGACGTACCAGCGACGCAAGAAGCAGCCTGGACAACGGGACGCCATGCTTGCCGATCTTCCAGTGGAGCGGGTGGAGTACCGTCTGTCGGAAGAAGAACGGATCTGTCCGTGTTGCGGCGATGTCATGAGCGAGGCGGGTGTCGAGATCCGTCGCGAGCTCATCCACATCCCGGCGCAGACGAAGGTACGCGAACATGTCCAGCAACAATATGCATGCCGGACGTGTGACCAGCAGGGGACGGAAACGCCTATGGTCAAGGCGCAGATGCCCAAGCCACCCATTCCGGGCAGCCTGGCGTCCGCCTCGATGCTGGCGTATGTGATAGACAAGAAATACGTGGACGGTTTGCCGCTGTTCCGTCTGGAGCAGCAGTTTGCCCGGCAAGGCCTGCAGTTAACACGTCAGACCTTGGCGAACTGGGTGGTGTTGGGGACGACGCGGTGGCTCGAACTCATGTACAACCGGTTGCACGAGGAACTTCTGAAGCGCCGGTACCTCCATGCGGATGAGACAACGCTGCAGGTTCTGCATGAGCCGGGGCGATCGGCTGAAACAACCTCGTACATGTGGTTGTACCGAAGCGGTCAGGATGGGCCAGCGATTGTCCTGTTCGACTACCAGGAGACCCGTTCGAAGGAGCACCCAAGGCGATTTCTCGAGGGATTCGGGGGCTACCTGCACGTGGACGGGTACAGCGGGTACCACGACATTCCGGGTGTCAAGCTGGTCGGGTGTTGGGCACACGCCAGACGTAAGTTTCACGAGGCACACACCGCGCTCCCGGCAGAGGAGCGAAAGAAACCGACAGCGGCCAGGATAGGATTGGAATACTGCAATCGCTTATTTAAGATTGAACGCGCACTGAAGGACATGGATCCAGAACAACGTCACGCACAGCGGCAGAAGTTAAGTCGGCCGGTGCTGGACGAGTTGTGGCATGGCTCCGGGCGCAGAGCGAACAGGTACTGCCCAAGAGTACCTTGGGGGCAGGCGGTTTCGTATTGCCTCAACCAATGGCCGAAGCTGACGGTGTTCCTGGAGGACGGGCATCTGGAGTTGGACAACAATCGGAGCGAGCGGTCCATCAAGCGGTTCGTGATCGGCCGGAAGAATTTCTTGTTCGCGAACACGCCACGGGGTGCGAGGGCCAGCGCCATCGCGTACAGTCTGGTAGAGACGGCCAAGGAGAACGGCTTGGACCCGTACTTGTACCTGGAGTACCTGTTCGAACGGCTACCCAACATCCAGACTGACGACCAGACGGCGATGAACGACTTGCTGCCGTGGTCCGACCACCTGCCAGACGGCATCCGCAGACGGACGAAAAAAGCATAG
- a CDS encoding ADP-ribosylglycohydrolase family protein — protein MIALEDRLRGGMWGLLVGDAFGEPYVGLQPEEMPPEGEIDMQGPPGEWVAVVPPGTWTDDGAQALCLLDSLLTCGRFDPADFATRLIAWHDEGLWTVDGQVFGIGWQTKLAIQEMKRGVEPERAGLVLPEGKGNGALMRVLPLALWHRGADAALVEDAHRQARVTHGHVTNQVCCAVYCLWARRMLDGQAPDEAYENAIAALRGLYGEESPYRRSLEDELCPDDPPVTNGDGYVVHTLNAARLALNETSYERVVRRAIQLGRDTDTNAAVAGGLAGIAFGASGIPERWRRQLRGRDKAEPLVESLVRWRLGS, from the coding sequence ATGATCGCACTGGAAGACAGGTTGCGCGGCGGCATGTGGGGGTTGCTTGTGGGTGATGCGTTCGGCGAGCCCTATGTCGGACTTCAACCCGAAGAGATGCCGCCTGAGGGCGAGATTGACATGCAGGGGCCGCCTGGGGAATGGGTGGCCGTGGTGCCACCGGGCACGTGGACCGACGATGGTGCGCAGGCGCTGTGTCTGCTCGACTCGCTTCTCACGTGCGGCCGGTTCGATCCGGCGGACTTCGCCACGCGGCTCATCGCGTGGCATGACGAAGGCCTTTGGACGGTGGACGGACAGGTATTTGGCATTGGGTGGCAGACCAAACTGGCCATTCAGGAGATGAAGCGCGGCGTGGAACCGGAACGCGCGGGGCTCGTGCTTCCGGAGGGGAAGGGCAACGGCGCGCTGATGAGGGTCCTGCCGCTCGCGCTATGGCATCGGGGCGCTGATGCGGCGCTTGTCGAAGATGCGCACCGGCAGGCGCGCGTGACGCACGGCCATGTCACTAATCAGGTGTGCTGCGCTGTGTACTGCTTGTGGGCGCGGCGCATGTTGGATGGTCAAGCGCCGGACGAGGCCTACGAGAACGCCATCGCGGCGCTGCGCGGCCTTTACGGGGAGGAATCGCCGTACCGCCGATCCCTCGAAGATGAGCTCTGTCCAGACGATCCGCCTGTCACGAACGGCGACGGCTACGTCGTGCACACACTTAACGCGGCTCGCCTGGCTCTGAACGAGACGAGCTACGAGCGGGTCGTCAGGCGCGCCATTCAGCTCGGTCGGGACACGGATACCAACGCAGCCGTGGCGGGCGGGCTTGCCGGGATCGCATTCGGTGCGTCGGGCATTCCGGAGAGGTGGCGCCGCCAGCTCAGGGGGAGGGACAAGGCGGAGCCGCTTGTGGAGTCGCTCGTGCGATGGCGCCTCGGCTCTTGA
- the tnpB gene encoding IS66 family insertion sequence element accessory protein TnpB (TnpB, as the term is used for proteins encoded by IS66 family insertion elements, is considered an accessory protein, since TnpC, encoded by a neighboring gene, is a DDE family transposase.) produces MLNIGAGPGELRVYLACGSTDMRKSIDGLAALVQESFHLDPFSSAVFVFCNRKRDKLKILYWEHNGFWLYYRRLERGALSMARHQRRQDPRHHSPGAELAVGRTAVEPTEGTPEGYREKSGVRPINTEGSVKGFRQVCRNSCA; encoded by the coding sequence ATGCTGAACATCGGTGCTGGACCGGGGGAATTGCGTGTGTACCTGGCCTGCGGCAGCACGGACATGCGCAAGTCTATCGACGGCTTGGCGGCGCTCGTGCAGGAGTCCTTTCACCTGGACCCATTTTCCTCTGCGGTCTTCGTGTTTTGTAACCGAAAGCGTGACAAACTGAAAATCCTGTACTGGGAGCACAACGGCTTCTGGCTGTATTATCGGCGGCTGGAGCGGGGGGCGCTTTCCATGGCCAGACACCAGCGACGGCAAGACCCTCGTCATCACTCGCCGGGAGCTGAACTGGCTGTTGGACGGACTGCCGTTGAACCAACCGAAGGCACACCGGAGGGTTACCGCGAAAAAAGTGGTGTGAGACCGATAAACACAGAAGGGTCTGTCAAGGGATTTCGGCAGGTGTGTCGAAATTCTTGTGCATGA
- a CDS encoding glycosyltransferase family 4 protein, with translation MKRRHALVICHDFPPVGGIAVQRPLKFAKYLGEFGWKVTVLTADHVYSATPDPSLLDEIPEDVQIVRVTDLVSKQLARWSGRIVGDGSTSTPQASSQARRPLWKRLAWSAWKWAQAHALIPDESVVWAMLAGFAARRIVRQRVIDCIYTTSGPQSTQLAGLIASAFSRTPWIADFRDPWTDNLHFHHRGWRASLERRLERMVFARASAIVTVTDGFWRLFAAKYPHRALDIHVIRNGVDEADFPPAPARHKGEEEPFTFFYGGILYPGRSADALFQAVHRLLQNGHITPQRLRIQFAGVLDYPGHHHHTRLIRELGLEAVIEPLGYLPRREALTRMLAADATLLIGDQSEQAKDYVPGKLYEYLYAGRPILAMLREGEAADLIRREQAGIVVPPDHPDAIAQAILHLMAQPATERRTWNPAYSRRAQAQQLARLMDDVLAAVQTESTAWSSMSWDV, from the coding sequence ATGAAGCGCCGCCACGCCCTCGTCATCTGCCACGACTTCCCGCCGGTTGGCGGGATCGCCGTGCAGCGCCCGCTCAAATTTGCGAAATATCTCGGGGAATTCGGCTGGAAGGTCACCGTGCTCACGGCCGATCACGTCTACAGCGCCACGCCCGATCCGTCGCTTCTCGACGAGATCCCGGAGGACGTTCAGATTGTGCGCGTCACGGATCTGGTGTCGAAACAGCTCGCGCGCTGGTCGGGGCGCATCGTCGGCGATGGCTCGACGTCCACGCCGCAGGCGTCCTCCCAGGCGCGGCGCCCGCTGTGGAAGCGGCTCGCCTGGAGCGCGTGGAAGTGGGCCCAAGCGCACGCGCTCATCCCGGACGAATCCGTGGTGTGGGCCATGCTGGCGGGCTTCGCGGCCCGGCGCATCGTGCGGCAGCGCGTTATCGACTGCATCTACACCACCTCGGGGCCGCAGAGCACGCAGCTTGCAGGTCTCATCGCTTCCGCGTTTTCACGGACGCCCTGGATTGCGGATTTTCGGGATCCGTGGACGGACAACCTCCACTTCCACCATCGCGGCTGGCGAGCCTCCCTCGAGCGCCGGCTCGAGCGCATGGTCTTCGCCCGCGCATCGGCCATCGTGACGGTCACCGACGGCTTCTGGCGCCTCTTCGCGGCGAAGTACCCGCATCGCGCGCTCGACATTCACGTCATCCGAAACGGCGTGGACGAAGCGGATTTTCCGCCCGCGCCCGCTAGGCACAAGGGCGAAGAAGAGCCGTTCACGTTCTTCTATGGTGGCATCCTGTACCCCGGGCGATCGGCGGACGCCCTGTTTCAGGCCGTGCATCGACTGCTGCAAAACGGGCACATCACCCCCCAGCGCCTCCGCATTCAGTTCGCGGGTGTCCTCGACTACCCCGGCCATCATCACCACACGCGCCTCATCCGGGAGCTCGGGCTTGAGGCCGTGATCGAGCCGCTCGGCTACCTCCCGCGCCGCGAGGCACTCACTCGCATGCTGGCCGCCGACGCGACGCTCCTCATCGGCGATCAGTCCGAGCAAGCCAAGGACTACGTGCCCGGCAAGCTGTATGAGTACCTATACGCCGGCCGCCCCATCCTCGCCATGCTCCGCGAAGGCGAAGCCGCCGATCTCATCCGCCGCGAGCAAGCGGGCATCGTCGTGCCGCCGGACCATCCTGACGCCATCGCGCAGGCGATACTCCATCTCATGGCGCAACCTGCCACCGAGCGGCGCACGTGGAATCCGGCCTACAGCCGCCGAGCACAGGCGCAGCAACTCGCCCGCCTGATGGACGACGTCCTGGCGGCGGTCCAAACCGAGTCCACCGCCTGGTCGTCCATGTCCTGGGACGTGTGA
- a CDS encoding IS1634 family transposase, with translation MREAFQLFGPVRSYVMGPAPVLARLIDELKWVEIIDEFVPRPDSKLSIGLRTKALLVHIGTNREALYRVEEFYAQRDVEVLLGNGVSADDLHDDALARALDALYDAGLEALYARIALHTLRRLRVLSDSNELIPIHADTTSLSVTGEYLDQTAFRIDRGFSKDHRPDLKQIVFGLCTVHGLGLCANVNPGNLDDHTWNFENIQQLLSQLDEETRKRSVYVADAALVTKDNLELLAEEDIHFISRLPGTYKLSEDLKRAAWEKENSWKEVGRLAEAEDSAHYRIQAFRRTLYGRTYRFVVVRSSSLDTRKERKLEEVLKREKAALEKAAKAMNQNVYSCEQDAQMAMQTFMHEHRATLHPISARICAEQVQEKRARRGRPRKDDPPPPVHTQYRVEVEILPPSEERVQQWREKEATFVLITDIRDDQRVSDEQILRLYKEQHEVEARFRYLKSPYHVGPIYLHKPTRVKAFGFVMLLSLLLYSVLEYLIREKMKRETEPLMLPGKRKSFRPTGLAILEMLDGMTTVHMQVGDTWQRVPATPHNPQIMRVLKLLNMDLSIYTEAQKTA, from the coding sequence GTGCGGGAGGCTTTCCAGTTGTTCGGTCCAGTTCGCTCGTATGTCATGGGGCCTGCGCCCGTTTTAGCCAGACTGATCGACGAATTGAAGTGGGTAGAGATCATCGACGAGTTCGTGCCACGTCCGGATAGCAAACTGTCCATCGGGTTGCGTACCAAGGCGTTGCTAGTTCATATCGGCACGAACCGCGAAGCCCTCTACCGAGTGGAGGAGTTCTACGCGCAACGGGATGTGGAAGTCCTGCTTGGAAACGGCGTCTCCGCAGACGATCTCCATGATGACGCTTTGGCCCGGGCTCTGGATGCCTTGTACGACGCAGGTCTCGAGGCATTATACGCGCGTATCGCCCTACACACGCTACGCAGACTCCGGGTGCTCAGCGATTCCAACGAACTCATCCCCATCCATGCGGATACCACGTCGCTCTCTGTGACAGGCGAGTACCTGGACCAAACAGCGTTTCGCATTGACCGGGGATTCTCCAAGGACCACCGGCCTGATCTCAAGCAAATTGTGTTTGGACTTTGCACCGTCCATGGTCTGGGGCTATGCGCGAACGTCAACCCTGGGAACTTGGACGATCACACATGGAATTTCGAGAACATCCAGCAACTCCTGAGCCAGCTCGATGAGGAGACGCGAAAGAGAAGCGTCTACGTCGCGGACGCGGCGTTGGTGACGAAGGACAACCTTGAGCTTTTGGCGGAGGAAGACATCCATTTCATCTCACGACTGCCGGGGACGTATAAGCTGTCCGAGGACCTGAAGAGAGCGGCATGGGAGAAAGAAAACAGCTGGAAAGAAGTCGGTCGGCTCGCTGAGGCGGAAGACAGCGCCCATTACAGGATCCAGGCCTTCCGTCGCACGCTGTACGGGCGAACGTATCGATTCGTGGTGGTGCGCTCCTCCAGCCTGGATACCCGGAAGGAGCGCAAGCTCGAAGAGGTGCTCAAGCGTGAGAAGGCTGCGCTGGAGAAAGCGGCCAAGGCGATGAACCAAAACGTCTACAGTTGTGAACAAGATGCACAGATGGCCATGCAGACCTTCATGCACGAACACCGTGCCACTTTGCATCCCATCTCCGCCCGCATATGTGCCGAGCAGGTGCAGGAAAAACGCGCGCGCCGCGGTCGCCCGCGCAAAGATGACCCGCCACCGCCGGTGCATACACAGTACCGTGTGGAAGTGGAGATCTTACCGCCTTCTGAGGAGCGGGTTCAGCAGTGGCGAGAGAAGGAAGCGACGTTTGTGCTCATCACCGACATCCGCGATGATCAGCGTGTGTCAGATGAACAGATCCTCCGCCTGTATAAGGAACAACACGAGGTGGAGGCGCGTTTTCGATATCTGAAAAGCCCGTATCACGTGGGTCCCATCTACCTGCATAAGCCGACACGGGTGAAAGCGTTCGGTTTCGTCATGCTGTTATCCCTACTCTTGTATAGTGTATTGGAATATCTCATCCGAGAGAAGATGAAACGGGAAACGGAACCGCTCATGCTGCCAGGCAAACGAAAGAGTTTTCGTCCAACAGGGTTGGCCATCCTCGAGATGCTGGATGGAATGACGACCGTGCACATGCAGGTCGGCGACACGTGGCAGCGAGTACCTGCAACGCCTCATAATCCTCAGATCATGAGGGTTCTTAAGCTGCTGAACATGGACCTGAGCATCTACACGGAAGCGCAAAAGACGGCTTGA
- the tnpA gene encoding IS66 family insertion sequence element accessory protein TnpA, translating into MTKAELEKLRELWRARVADFRASGLTGAAWCAAHQVKEHQLWYWVSKLKTEGHYGDHQHGDTDPRFIPVRVGEPSAEGSDKPLSVRVGPVVIEVTPGYDTELLRDVVRTLASLC; encoded by the coding sequence GTGACGAAGGCCGAACTCGAAAAACTTCGCGAGCTTTGGCGTGCCCGTGTAGCGGACTTCCGGGCCAGCGGGTTAACGGGCGCAGCCTGGTGCGCCGCGCATCAGGTTAAGGAACACCAACTGTGGTATTGGGTCAGCAAGTTGAAGACAGAAGGCCACTATGGTGATCATCAACATGGCGATACGGATCCGCGTTTCATCCCCGTGCGTGTGGGCGAACCTTCCGCTGAGGGGTCAGACAAGCCGCTGTCTGTCCGTGTAGGTCCTGTTGTCATCGAGGTCACGCCTGGTTACGACACTGAACTACTGCGCGATGTGGTGCGCACCCTGGCCTCGCTATGCTGA
- a CDS encoding ABC-ATPase domain-containing protein: MEALRRQLQSIDGRGYKAYEVLEGAYAFSSFTLAIDHVQGDPFADPSKVRVLVTRTKTAVGDAWINAPWRRIRCEDLLARRVDEALRRLPGRARGTGKSGLIAIDAPGQKVLERTAVQIGRDEIVICLSVGLPAAGRRVLAREAEAMLFEQIPAAVERAVYGLREEEIRAAVELADQQQAVRQYLRDHGFVAFVANGAILPRESGVSDKPLRRGAVPFQSPPELEISIPVPHRAEPLRGMGIRRGVTLIVGGGFHGKTTLLEALEHGVYDHVAGDGREFVITDAGAVKIRAEDGRSVADVDISPLIGTLPHGKNTARFSTEDASGSTSQAANFVEMMEAGATAFLIDEDTSATNLLVRDARMQALVAKSGEPITPYIDKARQLFDEYGISTVLVVGGLGDYFDIADCVIKMEAYVPHDVTAEAKRIAAAMPTARRPEGGGSFGAIRQRVPQPDSLNSQRGHKAKVAARGRYAIQYGATDISLHALEQLVDDSQTRAIAAALLYIERKGWLAKGLTVREILDAMEAQWDQHGLSSISFRQGHPGDLARPRRYELAAALNRLRTLRCEQREG, from the coding sequence ATGGAGGCGCTGCGGCGCCAATTGCAATCCATCGACGGGCGCGGGTACAAGGCGTACGAGGTCCTCGAGGGCGCGTACGCCTTCTCGTCGTTCACTCTCGCTATCGATCACGTCCAGGGCGATCCGTTCGCGGATCCGTCCAAGGTGCGGGTCCTTGTGACGCGGACCAAGACCGCCGTCGGGGACGCGTGGATCAACGCGCCGTGGCGCCGCATTCGCTGCGAGGACCTGCTTGCGCGGCGCGTGGACGAGGCGCTGCGCCGCCTGCCAGGTCGGGCGCGCGGCACCGGCAAGAGCGGGCTCATCGCCATCGACGCGCCGGGGCAGAAGGTGCTGGAGCGGACGGCGGTGCAGATTGGGCGGGACGAGATCGTCATCTGCCTGTCGGTCGGTCTGCCAGCCGCCGGGCGGCGCGTGCTGGCGCGGGAAGCGGAGGCGATGCTCTTCGAGCAGATTCCCGCAGCTGTGGAGCGCGCCGTGTACGGCCTGCGCGAGGAGGAGATCCGGGCTGCGGTGGAACTGGCGGATCAGCAGCAGGCCGTGCGCCAGTATCTGCGCGATCACGGCTTCGTGGCCTTCGTCGCCAACGGCGCCATCCTGCCGCGCGAGAGCGGCGTCAGCGACAAGCCGCTGCGCCGTGGCGCCGTTCCCTTTCAAAGCCCGCCCGAGCTCGAGATCTCCATCCCCGTGCCCCACCGCGCAGAGCCGCTTCGCGGCATGGGCATTCGCCGCGGCGTCACGCTCATCGTCGGCGGGGGCTTCCACGGCAAGACGACGCTCCTCGAGGCGCTCGAGCACGGCGTCTACGATCACGTCGCGGGCGACGGGCGCGAGTTCGTCATCACCGACGCAGGAGCCGTGAAGATTCGCGCCGAAGACGGGCGCAGCGTCGCCGACGTCGACATCTCGCCGCTCATCGGCACGCTTCCCCACGGGAAGAACACGGCGCGTTTCTCGACGGAGGACGCGAGCGGGAGCACCTCGCAGGCGGCGAATTTCGTCGAGATGATGGAGGCGGGCGCCACAGCGTTTCTCATCGACGAGGACACGAGCGCAACGAACCTCCTCGTCCGCGACGCGCGCATGCAGGCGCTGGTGGCGAAATCGGGCGAGCCCATTACGCCCTACATCGACAAGGCGAGGCAGTTGTTTGACGAATACGGCATCTCTACCGTGCTCGTCGTCGGAGGACTGGGCGATTACTTCGACATCGCCGATTGCGTCATCAAGATGGAGGCGTACGTGCCGCACGACGTCACCGCGGAAGCAAAGCGCATTGCGGCCGCCATGCCCACCGCTCGCCGACCCGAAGGCGGGGGCTCGTTCGGCGCCATCCGCCAGCGCGTGCCGCAGCCCGACAGCTTGAACAGCCAGCGTGGCCACAAGGCGAAGGTGGCGGCACGCGGGCGATATGCCATCCAGTATGGCGCCACGGACATCTCCCTGCACGCGCTGGAGCAGCTCGTCGACGACAGCCAAACGCGCGCCATCGCGGCGGCCCTGTTGTACATCGAGCGCAAAGGCTGGCTGGCAAAAGGGCTCACGGTCCGGGAGATCCTCGACGCCATGGAGGCGCAGTGGGATCAGCACGGCCTGAGTTCCATCTCGTTCCGCCAAGGCCATCCGGGCGATCTCGCCCGGCCACGCCGGTATGAACTCGCAGCCGCGCTGAATCGGCTGCGGACGCTGAGGTGTGAGCAGCGCGAGGGATGA